A section of the Callithrix jacchus isolate 240 chromosome 14, calJac240_pri, whole genome shotgun sequence genome encodes:
- the LOC100412062 gene encoding LOW QUALITY PROTEIN: uncharacterized protein LOC100412062 (The sequence of the model RefSeq protein was modified relative to this genomic sequence to represent the inferred CDS: deleted 1 base in 1 codon), translating into MALDIEIAAYRKLLEGKEYRIGFGPIPFLLPEGLPQIPSMSTHIQVKSKEIKVTEETQVTEEEEKEAKEEEGKVEEGAEEEEEEGGEEEAKSPPAEEATSPEKKIKSPAKEEAKSLAEAKSPEKEEAKSPDEIKSPEKAKSPAKEEAKSLVEAKSPEKEEAKSPAEVKSPEKAKSPVKEEAKSPEKTKSPEKEEAKSPEKAKSPEKEEAKSSEKTKTLDVKSSEAKTPAKEEAKSPADESPEKAKSPVKEEIKSPEKVKSPLKEDAKAPEREIPKMEEMKSPVKEEKPQEVRVKELPKKAEEEKALTTPKTEKDSKKEEAPKKETPKPEVEKEEPVVEKPKESKVEDKNEEAEDKKKAATPENEAPAKVEVKEDSKPKEKTEVAKKEPDDAMAKEPSKPAETEAAAAHWRKKDTKGAKKPEEKPKLESKTKEDDKTLSKEPSKPKAEKAEKSSSTDQKDSRPPEKATDNKATMGK; encoded by the exons ATGGCTCTGGATATAGAGATAGCTGCTTACAGAAAACTCCTGGAAGGCAAAGAGTATCGGATTGGCTTTGGCCCAATTCCTTTCTTGCTTCCAGAAGGACTCCCCCAAATTCCCTCCATGTCCACTCACATACAGGTCAAAAGCAAAGAGATCAAAGTG ACAGAGGAGACCCAAGTGactgaagaagaggagaaagaggccaAAGAGGAGGAGGGCAAGGTGGAAGAAGgggctgaagaggaggaggaagaagggggagAAGAAGAAGCAAAGTCTCCACCAGCAGAAGAGGCCACATCCCCAGAGAAGAAAATCAAGTCCCCAGCAAAGGAAGAGGCAAAGTCACTGGCTGAGGCCAAGTCTCCAGAGAAGGAGGAAGCAAAATCCCCAGATGAGATCAAGTCCCCTGAGAAGGCCAAGTCCCCAGCAAAGGAAGAGGCAAAGTCACTGGTTGAGGCCAAATCCccagagaaagaggaagcaaaaTCTCCAGCTGAGGTCAAGTCCCCTGAAAAGGCTAAGTCCCCAGTGAAGGAGGAAGCAAAGTCCCCTGAGAAGACCAAGTCCCCAGAGAAGGAAGAAGCAAAGTCCCCTGAGAAGGCCAAGTCCCCAGAGAAGGAAGAAGCAAAGTCTTCTGAGAAGACCAAGACTCTTGATGTGAAGTCTTCAGAAGCCAAGACTCCAGCAAAGGAGGAAGCAAAGTCCCCTGCAGACGAATCCCCCGAAAAGGCCAAAAGCCCTGTCAAGGAGGAGATCAAGTCCCCAGAGAAGGTGAAGTCTCCCCTGAAGGAGGATGCCAAGGCCCCTGAGAGAGAGATCCCAAAGATGGAAGAGATGAAGTCCCCAGTGAAGGAGGAGAAGCCCCAGGAGGTGAGAGTCAAAGAGCTCCCaaagaaggcagaagaagagaaagcTCTCACCACGCCAAAAACAGAGAAGGACAGCAAGAAAGAAGAGGCACCCAAGAAGGAGACTCCAAAGCCTGAGGTGGAGAAGGAGGAACCTGTTGTCGAAAAGCCGAAAGAATCCAAAGTTGAAGACAAAAACGAAGAGGCTGAAGATAAGAAAAAAGCAGCCACCCCAGAGAATGAGGCTCCTGCCAAGGTGGAGGTGAAGGAAGACTCTAAACCCAAAGAGAAGACAGAGGTGGCCAAGAAGGAACCAGATGATGCCATGGCCAAGGAACCCAGCAAACCAGCAGAGACggaggcggcagcagca cactgGAGAAAAAAAGACACCAAGGGGGCCAAGAAGCCTGAAGAGAAACCAAAGTTAGAGTCCAAAACCAAGGAGGATGACAAGACCCTCTCAAAGGAGCCCAGCAAACCTAAGGCGGAAAAAGCTGAAAAATCCTCCAGCACAGATCAAAAAGACAGCAGGCCTCCAGAGAAGGCCACAGACAACAAAGCTACCATGGGGAAGTAA